In one Lolium rigidum isolate FL_2022 chromosome 3, APGP_CSIRO_Lrig_0.1, whole genome shotgun sequence genomic region, the following are encoded:
- the LOC124695887 gene encoding protein JASON-like, translated as MGCLFYSFRAAGDEDAPLTGSRGGKGSQENMCGNRNQERRRQESLQLKESQSDLEELKKGHPAAAQARFITGAGRQGWAPHSRADSAFVYLPLLLRSDFKFRNPSVRLVLLHLKPRSALPACHWAHAQATQSAPATRADDISAPRLADSALGEGDAVSGAGGRAAGRAMGCLFDCFRAAGGEPRGGRARAQLVSSSVIPAACPKVAERKAAPSRNALSAVFLREDEGSQATSSGPNQDGERRPADRELMRHEAASIKNNGALLQNPNEIRKGPERTDSVTPALSENLKFVDAPKTENCQTPPESHQSSCLPDAMSSSWKGCDASNLHDSEAVRKTEDSNGVHNELSTLDSCSFSSNNDDIYLDGSKLSFFSTPQKVNAEMHTPATNASNVEGLGNESSSQHLSEALNPAGGFQNSEVSSENFFQPNISDKDLKCGKNGTLVSIELSISDECSLFQNSEGSVSPCNKISDSMSTAFEEKRQTTEMAVHARRKLITNIGSDIEFPSLSEWLKPPNSRTSDSAKSSDDDRPIIGMVAAHWKNEEPENGTPQWWDGNGIPNSTNKYKEDQKVSWHAMSFEERLEKALSEEKLLSQRKCSTGNTSQFSGVEGEESDTAASQHLRVAAFT; from the exons ATGGGGTGCCTGTTTTATAGCTTCCGGGCGGCCGGCGACGAGGATGCCCCATTGACGGGAAGCAGAGGCGGCAAGGGCTCTCAAGAGAACATGTGCGGCAACAGGAATCAGGAGCGACGACGGCAGGAATCGCTTCAGCTGAAAGAAA GCCAAAGCGACCTCGAAGAGCTCAAAAAAGGccacccagcagcagcccaggcACGCTTCATCACAGGAGCAGGAAGACAGGGGTGGGCCCCACACAGCCGCGCTGACTCCGCCTTCGTTTAcctgcccctcctcctccgctccgattTTAAATTTCGAAACCCCTCcgtccgcctcgtcctcctccaccttaAACCTCGCTCTGCTCTGCCTGCCTGCCACTGGGCGCACGCGCAGGCAACGCAGTCAGCTCCCGCGACGCGGGCGGATGATATCTCGGCTCCGCGGCTCGCAGATTCGGCGCTCGGCGAGGGCGACGCGGTGAGCggagcgggcgggcgggcggcagGACGGGCGATGGGGTGCCTGTTTGACTGCTTccgggcggccggcggcgagccgCGCGGCGGGCGCGCCCGCGCCCAGCTCGTCTCCTCCTCCGTCATCCCCGCCGCGTGTCCCAAG GTTGCcgagaggaaggcggcgccgtCCAGGAACGCGCTCTCCGCCGTGTTCCTCCGCGAAG ATGAGGGATCGCAGGCCACGAGCTCGGGGCCGAACCAGGACGGCGAGAGGAGGCCGGCGGATCGGGAGCTCATGCGGCACGAG GCCGCTTCCATCAAAAACAACGGCGCACTGTTGCAAAATCCAAatgaaataagaaaagggcctgaAAGAACGGATTCAGTTACACCTGCCTTGTCTGAAAACTTGAAGTTCGTGGATGCACCTAAGACTGAGAATTGCCAAACTCCTCCAGAGTCTCATCAGAGCTCCTGTTTACCAGATGCTATGAG CTCTTCTTGGAAAGGGTGTGATGCATCAAACCTGCACGATTCTGAAGCTGTGAGAAAGACTGAAGATTCCAACGGTGTGCATAACGAGTTATCCACCTTAGATTCATGCTCTTTCAGCAGTAATAATGATGATATCTATCTGGATGGATCCAAGCTGTCATTCTTTTCAACTCCTCAGAAGGTGAATGCTGAGATGCATACTCCAGCTACTAATGCATCTAACGTGGAAGGATTGGGAAATGAAAGCAGTTCGCAGCATTTATCTGAAGCTCTAAATCCAGCTGGGGGTTTCCAAAATTCTGAGGTATCCAGCGAGAATTTCTTCCAGCCCAATATATCAGACAAGGATCTCAAGTGCGGAAAGAACGGCACTCTGGTTTCAATTGAACTTTCAATCTCTGATGAATGTTCACTGTTTCAGAACTCTGAGGGTTCTGTATCACCTTGTAACAAGATAAGCGATAGCATGAGCACAGCTTTTGAGGAGAAACGCCAGACCACTGAGATGGCAGTTCATGCCAGGAGAAAATTGATTACAAACATTGGTTCAGACATTGAATTCCCAAGCTTGTCCGAGTGGTTGAAGCCTCCAAACTCTAGGACAAGTGACAGTGCTAAGAGTTCTGACGATGATAGGCCTATTATTGGAATGGTCGCAGCTCACTGGAAAAACGAAGAGCCAGAGAATGGCACTCCTCAATGGTGGGATGGAAATGGCATTCCCAACTCAACAAATAAGTACAAAGAA GATCAGAAGGTTAGTTGGCATGCCATGTCATTCGAGGAGAGGCTTGAAAAGGCTTTATCTGAAGAGAAGTTGCTTTCTCAAAG